Proteins from one Hemicordylus capensis ecotype Gifberg chromosome 7, rHemCap1.1.pri, whole genome shotgun sequence genomic window:
- the HSPB6 gene encoding heat shock protein beta-6 isoform X1: MDIAIHHPWMRRPFGFPSLFPTRLFDQRFGEGLLESDLFSATLSPCYMRAPSLQMPQMPPMPAMPPMPDTGLSEVKMDKDKFSVLLDVKHFSPDELSVKVVGDHIEVHAKHEERPDEHGYISREFHRRYMIPKGVDPAAITSALSPDGVLSITAPTTPALPGTERTIPISRQEKPAVTGK, translated from the exons atggacaTCGCGATCCACCACCCCTGGATGCGCCGACCCTTCGGCTTCCCTTCGCTTTTCCCGACCCGGCTCTTCGACCAGAGGTTCGgtgaggggctgctggagagcgATTTGTTTTCAGCCACGCTCAGCCCTTGCTACATGCGAGCGCCAAGCTTGCAGATGCCGCAGATGCCTCCCATGCCGGCCATGCCCCCCATGCCGGACACGGGGCTCTCCGAG GTGAAGATGGACAAAGACAAGTTCTCTGTGTTGCTGGATGTGAAGCATTTTTCTCCCGATGAGTTGAGCGTGAAGGTGGTGGGTGATCACATTGAGGTCCATGCCAAGCACGAAGAACGCCCG gacGAACATGGCTACATCTCTCGGGAGTTCCATCGCCGCTACATGATCCCCAAGGGGGTCGATCCAGCAGCGATCACCTCGGCCCTGTCTCCAGATGGTGTGCTCTCCATCACTGCACCCACTACCCCGGCCCTCCCTGGAACGGAGCGCACCATTCCCATCAGCCGCCAGGAGAAGCCGGCTGTCACGGGGAAATAA
- the HSPB6 gene encoding heat shock protein beta-6 isoform X2, which yields MSSHWFSKGQWKPQELCVKMDKDKFSVLLDVKHFSPDELSVKVVGDHIEVHAKHEERPDEHGYISREFHRRYMIPKGVDPAAITSALSPDGVLSITAPTTPALPGTERTIPISRQEKPAVTGK from the exons ATGAGCTCTCACTGGTTTTCCAAGGGGCAATGGAAACCCCAGGAGCTGTGT GTGAAGATGGACAAAGACAAGTTCTCTGTGTTGCTGGATGTGAAGCATTTTTCTCCCGATGAGTTGAGCGTGAAGGTGGTGGGTGATCACATTGAGGTCCATGCCAAGCACGAAGAACGCCCG gacGAACATGGCTACATCTCTCGGGAGTTCCATCGCCGCTACATGATCCCCAAGGGGGTCGATCCAGCAGCGATCACCTCGGCCCTGTCTCCAGATGGTGTGCTCTCCATCACTGCACCCACTACCCCGGCCCTCCCTGGAACGGAGCGCACCATTCCCATCAGCCGCCAGGAGAAGCCGGCTGTCACGGGGAAATAA